A single genomic interval of Luteolibacter arcticus harbors:
- a CDS encoding DUF1254 domain-containing protein, whose product MKTNRIRNLVAGLVTTALAAPLLPAETAPKLKMTTEIPPEITTPDSVETSIGTLHLSDGFPDDATTQKVYDNLDFQRGVQAFLNAMPGAAVTAFRPALREHGGMDGGVIIFEEMMNSKALWLTANTTVVYYMSWLDTKNGPIVMETPPNTLGLVDDHWFRYVCDFGNAGPDKGKGGKFLFLPPGYKGDVPEGYFVMRPNTFGLWMAGRGFLINGDPKPAVASIKKHLKIYPLSQAANPPASKFTNMSGVPNNTVHANNFHFYEEVNEIVQEEPAEALDPETLGLLASIGIEKGKPFAPDERMKRILTDAVAVGNVTARALTFRPRMKEAYYYPNSAWFSNMPGGSYDFLSQPGVRHLDARVLMHYYATGITPAMAMKMVGIGSQYAAATTDSEGKGLEGSKTYKIHLPPNIPMKDFWSFTVYDNQTRSMLQTDQPFPSVNSTDKGVVTNPDGSVDVWFGPSAPAGHESNWVQTVPGKGWNVLFRLYGPLEPWFDKTWKPGEFERVE is encoded by the coding sequence ATGAAAACCAATCGCATCCGAAACCTCGTTGCCGGGCTCGTTACAACCGCGCTTGCGGCCCCTCTCCTTCCAGCGGAGACCGCGCCGAAACTAAAAATGACCACGGAGATCCCACCCGAGATCACCACGCCGGACAGCGTGGAGACCAGCATCGGGACTCTCCATCTTTCCGACGGCTTCCCGGACGACGCCACCACGCAAAAGGTCTACGACAACCTCGATTTCCAACGCGGTGTCCAGGCTTTCCTGAACGCCATGCCAGGCGCGGCGGTTACCGCGTTTCGTCCCGCGCTACGGGAGCACGGTGGCATGGACGGCGGCGTGATCATTTTCGAGGAGATGATGAACTCCAAGGCGCTATGGCTGACCGCGAATACCACGGTGGTCTACTACATGAGCTGGCTCGACACCAAGAATGGCCCCATCGTGATGGAGACCCCTCCGAATACCCTGGGTCTCGTGGACGACCACTGGTTCCGCTACGTCTGCGATTTCGGAAATGCCGGCCCGGACAAGGGCAAGGGCGGCAAATTCCTGTTCCTCCCGCCCGGCTACAAGGGCGACGTCCCGGAAGGTTACTTCGTGATGCGTCCGAACACGTTCGGTCTCTGGATGGCAGGACGGGGCTTTCTGATCAACGGAGATCCAAAGCCCGCCGTGGCCAGCATCAAGAAGCACCTGAAGATCTATCCGCTCTCGCAGGCGGCCAATCCGCCGGCGTCGAAATTCACCAACATGTCCGGCGTCCCGAATAACACCGTGCATGCGAATAACTTCCACTTCTACGAGGAGGTGAACGAGATCGTCCAAGAGGAACCTGCCGAGGCTCTCGATCCTGAAACCCTGGGCTTGCTGGCATCCATCGGAATCGAGAAAGGCAAGCCTTTCGCACCCGACGAGCGGATGAAAAGGATTCTGACCGATGCCGTCGCGGTCGGGAATGTGACGGCGCGTGCCCTTACATTCCGTCCGCGCATGAAGGAGGCTTACTACTATCCCAATAGTGCATGGTTCTCGAACATGCCCGGCGGCAGCTACGACTTCCTTTCCCAACCCGGGGTGCGACACCTCGATGCCCGAGTGCTGATGCATTACTACGCCACCGGAATCACTCCTGCCATGGCGATGAAGATGGTCGGCATCGGATCCCAGTACGCCGCTGCGACCACTGACTCAGAGGGCAAGGGGCTCGAGGGTAGCAAGACCTACAAGATCCACCTGCCGCCTAACATCCCCATGAAGGATTTCTGGTCATTCACCGTGTATGACAATCAGACCCGCTCGATGCTGCAAACCGACCAGCCGTTTCCGAGTGTCAATAGCACAGACAAGGGGGTCGTGACCAACCCCGATGGGTCAGTCGATGTCTGGTTCGGCCCCAGCGCCCCGGCCGGGCATGAATCCAACTGGGTGCAAACTGTCCCCGGCAAGGGCTGGAACGTCCTCTTCCGGCTCTATGGCCCGCTGGAGCCGTGGTTCGACAAGACCTGGAAGCCGGGTGAGTTCGAAAGGGTTGAATGA
- a CDS encoding HAD family hydrolase: protein MKTIRSRFALLATAIAGLAGAQAQDPLPSWNDTAPKHAIVAFVGKVTKEGSADFVPPAERIATFDNDGTLWCEKPLPVQIFFILDRVRALAPQHPEWKDREPFASLLKGDLQGSLSGGEPALLEMLAATHAGMTTEEFEKIVKDWIATAKHPATKRLFTGMVYQPMLELLAYLRANGFKTFIVSGGGVEFMRAFAEKTYGIPPEQVVGSSGKLQFEMKDGKPALIKLPALNFNDDKEGKPIGIQTYIGRRPIAAFGNSDGDLQMLQWTGAGSGPRFALYVHHTDAVREFAYDRHDPDQKLDKGLDEAAAKGWTVVNMKDDWKNIFPAAP from the coding sequence ATGAAAACCATCCGCAGCAGGTTTGCCTTGCTGGCGACTGCCATCGCCGGGCTTGCCGGGGCGCAAGCTCAGGATCCGCTACCCTCGTGGAACGATACCGCGCCCAAGCATGCCATCGTCGCTTTCGTCGGGAAAGTGACAAAGGAAGGTTCGGCCGATTTCGTCCCACCCGCCGAGCGCATCGCCACCTTTGATAACGATGGCACGCTTTGGTGTGAGAAGCCGCTGCCCGTTCAAATATTCTTCATCCTCGACCGGGTGAGAGCGCTCGCGCCGCAACATCCCGAATGGAAGGACAGGGAACCCTTCGCCTCGTTGCTCAAGGGCGATTTGCAGGGTTCGCTTTCGGGTGGCGAACCCGCTTTGCTCGAAATGCTTGCGGCCACCCATGCCGGCATGACCACGGAGGAGTTCGAGAAAATCGTGAAGGATTGGATCGCTACCGCCAAGCATCCCGCGACCAAGCGGCTTTTCACCGGGATGGTCTATCAGCCAATGCTCGAACTGCTCGCCTACCTGCGTGCGAACGGATTCAAGACCTTCATCGTTTCCGGCGGTGGCGTGGAGTTCATGCGCGCTTTTGCGGAAAAGACCTATGGCATTCCGCCTGAGCAGGTCGTCGGCAGCAGCGGCAAGCTTCAGTTCGAGATGAAGGATGGCAAGCCGGCGTTGATCAAGCTACCCGCGCTTAATTTCAACGACGACAAGGAAGGCAAGCCGATAGGCATCCAGACTTACATCGGCCGTCGCCCCATCGCCGCCTTTGGCAACTCCGACGGCGACCTGCAAATGCTCCAATGGACGGGGGCCGGTAGCGGTCCCCGCTTCGCTCTCTACGTCCACCACACCGACGCTGTGCGTGAATTTGCCTACGACCGCCACGACCCCGACCAGAAGCTCGACAAGGGCCTCGACGAAGCCGCCGCGAAAGGCTGGACCGTCGTGAACATGAAGGACGACTGGAAGAACATCTTCCCGGCAGCACCGTAA
- a CDS encoding discoidin domain-containing protein, translating to MTFYTALWLSLAALVPCTAQAAPVTRARDFTEALELAKPTGSDIVVLQRGSDWNRLGETLYRKVWQTTEFESQLGDGFVLVTVDRPETPGAPALGSTDDPAGMARFRAATGPGAALPANEVASVRAEGGANFKKRADGTWLLDDPKGEHNPARDTLVLNLRAGSGGQILRLDFLPDPSLPNGGAGRASNGNFALTEVIVVNGDKALATTSAWSNSPEGAAAGGLLVDGIVDQPKKAWNGGGQTRQARTMMLALAQPVRPGATLKISLVGRSQWNNHIPACLRAAVLDDARLAASLTRVAAAETLATRNAAFTWWDGNRCPRVALVDSEGRGIAALDTPRGDLLPATLAAQIKKLRETRIARDEWLAKAANAKGPEQAELLRKSLEVLGAGNWTGNGHCYKPVHDQIRAADPQDISGAVRWLGFSSDPKGAVPWVKPTWNEALDTQRGKRALTDADYREALARVDKELADPRNKVLSHENIQRMMVAKFRIYKSWKGREDERFRIQQEIADFDPDTFWGVGARGYIGMYGRSETPYLTYGWKPGQVKAGTNTWKMADTGYFFAHPGSYKVALTHAAGASIVKVKRLALLEGDTVLAEAKPDADLGPGKARVEAILDFASWNPDRRYILIAEIEAAAGQTNSSGRFSVEPWLTEPAAAVTTDHFKVRRELRDKLTAAFEPHRNELDRALASDTIRLDLARHELIRRCGPETVDQIAARSGGAEFLQAFTGDVAWLESFLANDDAKWPQALENLRFLHRNCGDLAPLLHRTLATAMALEADGMNRYRLLDRYRDILRTHREGLLHVSFESLDTREMRWAIPLAGTARDYRFMVDTMQARLRDYLGACWRIAYIDPNVYGYSVQGWGFIDPWTHREGTGTGDRPFPIHRTVGGVCGTLSGFGAGVAKAHGVMSTTVGQPAHCAYVVRVGEEWPTGNDVSGPETNVASVYEGTGFPTMHRLYEVVHGDKPAYLRSSRLAWAAHVYLDRRQPLVRVMPGLKYSVFDLPGGKIDKMAKLQPVNSGTADSFNLSAVLPVNPVNFGVLWEGEVELSGDGPFMVQVKSDGVSRLTVGSQTVAGNQPLVELKLRAGVHPVRLEYGQGIGKKSLAVNWSGPATWNADWSGGYLQAITAQPLHYPLLLETIKAFENASDLPKGTWQKLIAQIARAYAPYHEAAWALVNRCYGKVAPTLTPAERLALLLECHRQITQAKAPKFMGYNLARVLNTQAASLGDPALESAFLEELLGIHFSENPATSRVFGDVLNWGRTRFAAKPEMAAAFAKSVGSFFAASGGSLGADRMRQQITAGIRAASTAGDLSSWRLWTEMADRFLPPLEPGYVHLTAAQAKAAPKLPLSGSLLSKDGLLQTSSSSKHDRPLSYGAVLDGSAPGWFDTNAEEKPWAQVMLAGEAEITAIVAVNRYEYAQDKDEFQWAAPFKVLVSTDGKTWTEAATRTTAEAVMRVDLSGKPRARYVRLERQAPSGTSKPPGRFHLRNFLVYGRKLY from the coding sequence ATGACCTTTTACACCGCCTTATGGCTCTCCTTAGCCGCGTTGGTCCCTTGTACTGCCCAAGCCGCTCCTGTCACCCGTGCCCGGGATTTCACCGAAGCGCTCGAACTGGCCAAGCCGACCGGCAGCGACATCGTGGTTCTCCAACGTGGAAGCGATTGGAACCGGCTGGGAGAAACGCTGTATCGAAAGGTCTGGCAGACCACCGAATTCGAATCGCAGTTGGGCGATGGCTTCGTGCTGGTCACCGTGGACCGGCCGGAGACCCCGGGAGCGCCGGCACTGGGGTCGACTGATGACCCGGCCGGCATGGCACGGTTCCGTGCTGCCACCGGCCCGGGCGCGGCGCTGCCGGCCAACGAGGTCGCTTCGGTGCGCGCCGAGGGTGGAGCCAACTTCAAGAAGCGCGCCGACGGCACGTGGCTGCTCGACGACCCAAAGGGTGAGCATAATCCGGCGCGCGATACATTGGTGCTGAACCTGCGTGCCGGCAGCGGCGGACAGATCCTGCGGCTCGATTTTTTGCCCGACCCCTCGCTGCCGAATGGCGGTGCCGGCCGCGCTTCCAATGGGAATTTCGCGCTCACAGAAGTGATCGTTGTCAATGGTGACAAGGCGCTGGCCACGACATCTGCGTGGAGCAACTCGCCGGAAGGTGCGGCGGCTGGCGGATTGCTGGTCGATGGCATCGTGGACCAGCCTAAGAAAGCGTGGAATGGCGGCGGACAAACGCGCCAGGCACGCACGATGATGCTGGCGCTCGCCCAGCCGGTAAGGCCTGGCGCTACCCTGAAGATCTCGCTCGTCGGCCGCTCGCAGTGGAACAATCACATCCCGGCCTGCCTGCGTGCCGCGGTGCTCGACGATGCCCGGCTGGCCGCTTCGCTCACTCGTGTCGCGGCGGCCGAAACGTTGGCAACCCGTAATGCCGCTTTCACTTGGTGGGACGGCAACCGCTGCCCACGCGTGGCTCTGGTCGATTCTGAAGGCCGCGGGATCGCCGCGCTAGACACCCCGCGCGGCGATCTGCTGCCGGCGACACTCGCCGCCCAGATCAAGAAGCTGCGCGAAACCCGCATCGCTCGCGACGAATGGCTTGCCAAGGCAGCCAATGCCAAGGGACCGGAGCAAGCGGAACTGTTGCGCAAGTCGCTTGAGGTCCTCGGGGCGGGCAACTGGACCGGCAACGGCCATTGCTACAAGCCGGTCCATGACCAGATCCGCGCGGCCGACCCGCAGGACATCAGTGGGGCCGTGCGTTGGCTCGGCTTCTCCTCCGATCCCAAAGGGGCCGTGCCGTGGGTAAAGCCGACATGGAACGAGGCACTCGATACACAGCGCGGCAAGCGCGCGCTGACCGATGCTGACTATCGGGAAGCCCTCGCCCGCGTGGACAAGGAGCTGGCCGACCCGCGCAACAAGGTGCTCAGCCATGAGAACATCCAGCGCATGATGGTGGCGAAGTTCCGCATCTACAAAAGCTGGAAGGGCCGTGAGGACGAGCGCTTCCGGATCCAGCAGGAGATCGCGGACTTCGACCCGGACACCTTCTGGGGTGTCGGTGCGCGCGGCTACATCGGGATGTATGGCCGCAGCGAAACGCCGTACCTGACCTACGGCTGGAAGCCCGGGCAAGTGAAGGCCGGCACCAATACGTGGAAGATGGCCGACACCGGCTACTTCTTCGCCCACCCGGGCAGCTATAAGGTGGCGCTGACCCACGCGGCCGGGGCATCTATCGTCAAGGTCAAGCGGCTCGCCTTGCTCGAGGGCGACACGGTGCTGGCCGAGGCCAAGCCGGACGCCGACCTCGGGCCGGGGAAAGCCCGCGTTGAAGCGATTCTGGACTTCGCCTCCTGGAATCCGGACCGCCGGTACATCCTCATCGCCGAAATCGAGGCCGCCGCCGGCCAGACCAACAGTTCGGGGCGCTTCTCGGTCGAACCATGGCTGACCGAGCCCGCAGCGGCCGTCACCACCGACCACTTCAAAGTCCGTCGCGAACTGCGGGACAAGCTCACTGCCGCCTTCGAACCGCATCGCAACGAGCTCGACCGTGCGCTTGCCAGCGACACGATTCGCCTTGATCTGGCCCGTCACGAATTGATCCGCCGCTGCGGACCGGAAACCGTCGATCAAATCGCCGCCCGTTCCGGCGGCGCCGAGTTTCTCCAAGCCTTCACCGGCGACGTCGCGTGGTTGGAATCGTTCCTCGCCAACGATGACGCCAAGTGGCCGCAGGCGCTTGAAAACTTGCGCTTCCTTCATCGCAACTGCGGCGACCTCGCCCCGTTGCTCCACCGCACCCTCGCCACCGCGATGGCCCTGGAGGCGGATGGAATGAACCGGTATCGTTTGTTGGATCGCTATAGGGATATCCTGCGAACGCATCGCGAAGGACTGCTCCACGTGTCGTTCGAGAGCCTCGACACCCGCGAGATGCGCTGGGCGATCCCGCTGGCCGGCACCGCCCGCGACTACCGCTTCATGGTGGATACCATGCAGGCCCGGCTGCGCGACTACCTCGGGGCGTGCTGGCGCATCGCCTACATCGACCCGAATGTCTATGGCTACTCGGTGCAGGGCTGGGGCTTCATCGACCCGTGGACCCACCGCGAAGGCACCGGCACCGGTGACCGTCCGTTTCCCATCCACCGCACCGTGGGCGGCGTATGTGGCACGCTTTCGGGCTTCGGTGCCGGGGTGGCCAAGGCCCATGGTGTGATGTCGACCACGGTCGGCCAGCCAGCCCACTGCGCCTATGTCGTTCGCGTCGGCGAGGAATGGCCGACAGGCAACGACGTCTCCGGACCTGAAACCAACGTCGCCTCGGTCTATGAAGGGACCGGCTTCCCGACCATGCACCGGCTCTACGAAGTGGTGCACGGCGACAAGCCGGCATACTTGCGCTCATCCCGCCTGGCGTGGGCAGCGCACGTTTATCTCGATCGCCGCCAACCGCTGGTCCGTGTGATGCCCGGCTTGAAGTACTCCGTCTTCGATTTACCCGGCGGCAAGATCGATAAAATGGCGAAGCTCCAACCGGTGAATTCCGGCACCGCGGACAGTTTCAATCTCTCTGCCGTGCTGCCGGTGAACCCGGTGAATTTCGGCGTCCTCTGGGAGGGCGAGGTGGAGCTGTCCGGCGACGGACCCTTCATGGTCCAAGTCAAAAGCGATGGCGTTTCGCGCCTGACCGTCGGCTCCCAGACCGTCGCGGGCAACCAGCCACTGGTAGAACTGAAACTGCGGGCTGGCGTCCATCCGGTGCGGCTCGAGTATGGTCAGGGGATTGGCAAAAAGTCGCTCGCGGTGAATTGGTCCGGCCCGGCCACGTGGAATGCCGATTGGTCTGGCGGCTACCTGCAGGCGATCACCGCCCAGCCGCTCCACTACCCGCTGCTGCTCGAGACGATCAAGGCCTTCGAAAACGCCAGCGACTTGCCGAAAGGCACCTGGCAGAAATTGATCGCCCAGATTGCCCGCGCCTATGCGCCCTATCACGAAGCCGCTTGGGCCTTGGTCAACCGATGCTACGGGAAAGTCGCGCCGACGCTGACGCCCGCCGAGCGCCTGGCGTTGCTGCTTGAATGCCATCGTCAGATTACCCAGGCCAAGGCACCGAAGTTCATGGGCTACAACCTGGCTCGTGTACTCAACACCCAGGCCGCCTCGCTGGGCGACCCCGCGCTTGAGTCCGCCTTCCTGGAAGAGCTGCTAGGCATTCATTTCTCCGAGAACCCGGCGACCAGCCGGGTCTTCGGCGATGTCCTCAACTGGGGGCGCACCCGCTTCGCTGCCAAGCCGGAAATGGCTGCCGCTTTTGCCAAATCGGTCGGCTCATTCTTTGCCGCGAGCGGCGGCAGCCTGGGGGCCGACCGAATGCGCCAGCAGATCACCGCCGGGATCCGCGCTGCCTCCACCGCCGGCGACCTCTCCTCATGGCGACTCTGGACCGAGATGGCCGACCGCTTCCTGCCACCGCTCGAGCCCGGCTACGTCCATCTCACTGCCGCCCAAGCCAAGGCCGCGCCGAAACTGCCGCTTTCCGGTAGCCTGCTGTCGAAGGACGGACTCCTTCAAACCAGCAGCTCCTCCAAACATGACCGCCCGCTATCGTATGGGGCAGTGCTGGATGGCAGCGCTCCCGGATGGTTTGACACCAACGCGGAAGAAAAGCCGTGGGCGCAAGTGATGCTCGCCGGCGAGGCGGAGATCACCGCGATCGTCGCGGTGAACCGCTATGAGTACGCGCAGGACAAAGACGAGTTCCAGTGGGCCGCGCCCTTCAAGGTGTTGGTCTCTACGGACGGCAAGACGTGGACCGAGGCCGCCACCCGCACCACCGCCGAGGCGGTGATGCGGGTCGACCTCTCCGGCAAGCCCCGCGCCCGCTACGTCCGCCTCGAACGCCAGGCCCCATCGGGCACCTCAAAGCCGCCGGGCCGCTTCCACCTCCGCAACTTCCTCGTCTACGGTCGCAAGTTGTACTGA
- a CDS encoding DUF1254 domain-containing protein — MKTTTLFLALTLGPSSVWAQKTPGYNHKIPEQIMTPDTVETRIGTLKFFDGLPSKDTTRRVYDNLDFMRGVEAFLNFVPAASIEGIRRGMVEQGATKPNQCLMFEELLDSSPLLLTGNTDTVYASVILDLEKDGPTVVEIPPGCGPGTVNDAYFRFVVDMGAPGPDRGKGGKYLILPPGYKGEVPSGYHEARSPSYVNWLILRGFLVDGKPDAAARNFREGLKVYPLSQAGSPPAMEFINGSRKAFNTVHANNFEFYEELAHVIAREPIEFIDPELRGLASSIGIRKDKPFKPDARMKTILTEAVAVGNATARALIFETRDREAYYYENSRWKAAFVGGDYQWLSEGGVGGRNLDARTLFFYQATVNTPAMVLKIPGVGSQYAYTEQDTEGSYLDGSKHYRLNIPANVPAKDFWSVVLYDPQTRSELQTSQTFPSKNNKRDQLVANADGSVELNFGPTAPAGKESNWIQTVPHKGWYTILRLYGPLEPWFEKTWRPGEIEPVK; from the coding sequence ATGAAGACCACCACTCTATTCCTCGCGCTCACCTTGGGACCATCGTCCGTGTGGGCACAGAAAACGCCGGGCTACAACCACAAGATCCCCGAGCAGATCATGACGCCCGATACCGTGGAAACGCGGATCGGAACGCTCAAGTTCTTCGATGGCCTTCCCAGCAAGGACACCACTCGTAGAGTCTATGACAACCTGGATTTCATGCGGGGCGTGGAGGCCTTCCTGAACTTCGTCCCGGCGGCTTCGATTGAGGGGATACGCCGGGGCATGGTGGAACAGGGTGCGACGAAGCCGAACCAGTGCTTGATGTTCGAGGAGCTGCTCGACTCGAGCCCGTTACTTCTCACCGGCAATACCGACACGGTATACGCGTCGGTGATCCTCGATCTGGAGAAAGACGGCCCGACGGTCGTCGAGATCCCGCCAGGATGCGGACCAGGCACGGTGAATGACGCCTACTTCCGCTTCGTGGTGGACATGGGCGCACCGGGCCCCGACCGGGGAAAAGGCGGCAAGTACCTGATCCTTCCTCCGGGATACAAGGGCGAAGTCCCAAGCGGCTACCACGAGGCCCGCTCGCCTTCCTACGTGAACTGGCTGATCCTGCGGGGCTTCCTGGTCGATGGCAAACCCGATGCTGCAGCCAGGAACTTCAGGGAGGGACTGAAGGTCTACCCACTTTCCCAGGCCGGCAGCCCGCCAGCCATGGAGTTCATCAACGGGTCACGAAAGGCTTTCAATACCGTCCACGCGAATAACTTCGAGTTTTATGAGGAGCTGGCTCATGTGATCGCCAGGGAGCCCATTGAATTCATCGACCCTGAGTTGCGGGGCCTGGCCAGCAGCATCGGCATCCGCAAGGACAAGCCCTTCAAGCCGGACGCCCGCATGAAGACAATCCTGACCGAAGCCGTGGCGGTGGGCAATGCGACGGCGCGGGCGCTCATTTTTGAAACCCGCGACCGGGAAGCCTACTACTATGAGAATAGTCGGTGGAAGGCGGCATTCGTCGGCGGCGACTATCAATGGTTGAGCGAAGGTGGAGTGGGCGGGCGGAATCTCGATGCTCGCACCCTGTTCTTCTATCAGGCCACCGTGAACACCCCGGCAATGGTACTGAAGATCCCGGGAGTCGGTTCGCAGTACGCCTACACCGAGCAGGACACGGAGGGAAGCTACCTGGACGGAAGCAAGCACTACCGGCTGAACATCCCTGCCAACGTGCCCGCGAAGGACTTCTGGTCCGTCGTTCTCTACGACCCACAGACGCGCTCGGAACTCCAGACGTCCCAGACCTTCCCGAGCAAGAACAACAAGCGGGACCAACTGGTCGCTAACGCCGATGGTTCCGTGGAGCTTAACTTCGGTCCCACAGCTCCGGCGGGGAAGGAATCGAACTGGATCCAGACCGTGCCGCACAAGGGCTGGTACACCATCCTTCGCCTCTACGGCCCTCTCGAACCTTGGTTCGAAAAGACCTGGCGCCCCGGCGAGATCGAACCGGTGAAATAG